TTGAGCGAGCCATCCATAGAGGTGTCCTCTAACCAGATGGCCTCACCGCAACCTCGACGCATGTATACACCCATCGCGCCAATGCTCCTTGGCACACCCCGGTCGCATGGAAGCAAACGGTTCcgagaagaggaagaagagcCAGTCATTGAAGAGTCCAAGAGAAGAAAGCGTTCCGACTCGCAAATGTCAACGCAGTTTGAGCTCAGTGAAGAAGACAAGCTACTATTACAACTCAAAGAGGAAGAGTCCATGCCGTGGAAGGACATCGCAGCACGCTTCCAGACAGACCTCAACAAGACTTATCAGATACCCGCACTACAGATGCGACTCAAGCGCCTACGAGAACGGATGCGGGTTTGGAGCGAGCAAGATGTCAAGGCACTGCGCGCCGCACACGAGTACTGGGCACAGAACAAGTTTGAGATCATTGCTGCAAAGGTATTATCCCTCAATGTCACAAAACACGAAACATAATGCTGACGCGACATAGATGGCCGAGTTCGGTGCTCTAGAGAAATGGACCGCCCGACAATGCTCGCGCAAGTGGCAAGAATTGGACCCTGCGGCCATACCCTATGCCCACTTTGAACCACATATCCAGCACGGCTTTGCTCCTTACGCTATGAGTCCCGTCGAACCCCCACCTAGCAACTCTTTATTCTACCACCTGCATGCCCACTGAGACTCGCATACCAGACTCCGGGCTATGACTTGGCACGAACTTTCCTCTTTTACgttttcttctttctttaATCTTCAACTAGGGATAGTCACACAGTGACACACTGTCTAAACGCGCTCAGCACGCGATGCGGCGCAAACTTGGCGTTAAAACGGGTGGCTTGCATAGGAATGAGGCGGCACAGCAAAGCAGCAGCAACACAGCAGCGCGCAAACGCTTCGTGTAAGCGCACATTTCACATTTTTTACTTCTTACTTCGCTCGATACCCTTGCTTAAGCTGAACGTTTCGAATGTATAACGTTTTCTTATTCTACCTCACCTCTGGGGCCTGCTAGGCGGCCCCTTTGTCACAATGCGCGCACACTACCAAAACCCTTGCAGCAAGTATGTATGTTTTCCAAGAGAGCTTTGGGCGTCTACCGCCAGCGAAATGCACTATCACATATCAATGAACAGATACGAGTCACATAGTTTTTGCATGGGACACACTTTGAAGTACACACACCCTCTTCATCATATCTCTCCCTTTACCATTTTTCGGTTTTTAATCTGCTTTCTGGGCATTTGCCCTAGAGTTCTGCCGCCTTGTGGGGCCCTGGGTTGTGGTCCTTCTTCTCCGGGGCATGCTCCTCCGTCACCCACACACCAGACCGATGCGACTGCGCCGCAATCTGCAGCTGCTACCCTACTGTGCAAAGGTCGCGCCGCAATCACAAGTTGTATCGATTGTTTGCGACGGTTTCAGAAGTCTTAATACCGACACCTGTGACAGGCTCGGTTCGAGAAGTTGGGTATAGCTATCGGCCCAGAGAGTCCAGGGCCAAGTTAGAGTTCTGCGTTCACCCACGCGGTTCGCGTGTCTGGACGGCGGCGGCACAGGTGTGTGTGTGGTACCTAGTGGAGAAGGTCTGGAGATGAGTGCGGTGCCGCAATCGGGCCTTTTCTTTGCTGTAGGGTGGTGCGCACCACACAAGGAGGTCTACTTTTGAGGATCATTACATGTCACAGGGCATAAAATCGTCCTACCATACGGCGCAGCATGACGTGCTCCGGCCATACGAAGCCGACGGAAAAGCGGTCACCTCCTTCCAGGCACACGTATCTGTGGTTCCCCATCAGGTAGGCGCTGCTGAGTCTTACTGTCCTGGCTTTCGTCATCTTTGCGTCCGCACATGGCTTCCTGGTAGCGTTGCGCGTGGTTCCGTTCGTATTCGCTGCTTTTACTCCGACCTTTTCCAATCATGATTACACGCGTGCAAATATAAAAGCGCTCCTATGTATGATCGACGCCGGCATGTTCACATACAATCACAATCCCTAGCGAAGCGTCTAGCATGGTTTTTCCTTGCCCTCCACCCAACTAGCTCGCTGCCCTTACGCTATTCTTATGCTATCCTAACTTAGCGCAAAATAAAAGGTATCAAATCATTGTGTAGAGCGGTTTGTCCCTATTAAAAAATACCGCTAGGCACTTCGCGAGGGATTGCGACTGTGCGAGTAATGGCGACTGGTCAGCATAGTCAGCCCTACGCGTAAGCTAAATTGTACCGTCCTTGCTGCCAGAAGGTCAATGCAGTGCTTGTACTCTGGCCCGTAGGCCGCATGTATGCTAGGGGGTCTGAGATACGCACACCGTATCTACCTGTCATGGTGATGCCCCTGCATCTCTAGTCCTTACTGTGGTagtgtcagatagcaggcgtgtcgagccgaaagtgccgacaccgctagctaataacgggttagcgtcttagcagaacaaaactctcagcgcgcaccttagaacagagacaagaacaaataaatcataaacatccatcacttttgtgcaatatcttaTCTAATCTGACAGGTAGTTTCACGTTCTTAGAGGCCCTTGGCTGTCTTCGGCAGATGTACAAAGGATCATTGATAGACCACCTTGACTGTAAGCCATGCGGAGACTTGGATTTCATGCGACAGGTTGGGTAGTGCACGAAGGGGACCTGATCCAAGCTATCCGTAGGTACGTACACAATCTTACTTGTCGACGGCATCGTGGATAGAACCGTCTTTCTGGAGACTTCCGTGTGCTGACCGCTCTCAGGGGGGGGGGTGGCCAAAAGAATCGGCGATGCAAGATCTACCACTTCCATACTCTGTGGAGCAAAGAATCGGAAGATAAATAATGTTGGTTCTCCCACATGGCGTGGAGATCTACGAAATACCTCCGGCATAGACATGCTGTCCAGTTGTACCGGCGTAACCAAACGCCCCGCAATTTAAGCCCCCCCTTGAGTTATGAGCATCTTTGTCAACGGAACGGGTGGTGCCGAAATGTAATCAGAGACTTCATCACCCTGCCTGGTCGGTCTATTTTTGCGACAATCGTTGTACCGAGGTCTCCCCTTCCATGTGGTGATTGTACGACGTGGTGGTTATACTATGCTTCAAAGCGTAAGCACCGTCCTTGGCAGGCGAAGCTTTTTTGCACAAGCCGTGGAGATTGTCGCATTAGTTTCCCCGGAGGTATCAAGATGGACATGAATACGGTCTGACGTGTGTTTGTGTGTTATGACACCACTTACCACCCCATTCCTTACTCACAATCAGAAGTTGCACGCGTACCTCATGTCAACCTTGATATTGCGTCCTGGGACTCTTGAATAATAATCCACCGCAGTTCGAAATCTCATTGATGGATATTTCCCATTCGTTCAGAAATTGCCGGTgctgtcggatcgtgagtatcggtagagacgtcggctgctggacacttcggcccgacttcggcccaccttgcgcagagcttaggtataccttcgtagcagctgtgttcgtaataaatcaatcaccatcaccgaacagaatgcattcctagttatcgttatttcctttcagcactagtgctatagaccttccaacactgatcagtgattgcttaaggcgatcacagacagcaaggtagaagagacagaccgcatcttcgacgaactccctgacgcacgacgttatactcccgggagaagattctgtgctaagaacagagcgaggcagagataacaCAAAGCACTCTTAACCTccctctacagctgctggTTTAGCTTAATCCGCGAACACAgagcgcgtcagcaacgcaatacaactcaaccgtacgagcgtctccggacgatccgatcacgtacaacaacaagcgctggcacgaccaaccagcgagacaacaacaccgacaacgCGTCAACACCCGCTAGCAAGATGGCGGATAACCAAAGCGAAATAAGCTCTGCAGACTCTGCTGAAGCTCAGAATCAACTACAGAATGAGCAATCAGAACACCTCTCAGACTCACCATGGGCCAAATTTACCGCGGAACAACTTATGGAAAactgtccatacacagttgcactcaaggtcatcaatacagctctctggggtgtacccgcacCGGCGGACGCAAATGAGACACACGCAACAACGTGGGTCGCTAAagctatccacgactacaatgtgtcaatggcctgggacgatgacctcttcattgactacaaatgggactttgaaggatggacgaAGGAGCTATTTAGCAAGGTTGAGCGTGGTACACTAAGGTCTCTTAAGAGTGTGCTACGACACCGGGgagtatacactggcaacaATCACGCCAGGGTGGCGGACTCTCTCTACAACATTCTAGGTATAGAGAATACTCTTGAATGGGAACCAGCAGAGTTTCGAGCCGTGAAATTCGACCAACAGTCCGAAGCGTACCAGCGCCAGCAGAGCAATAAACGCCAACAGGACACTCAGCACACAGTCTATCcagctgtacaacaaccaccgcaagtacaacaaccgccgcaattacaacaaccgccgcaattacaacagcCACCGCAAGTACCACAGCCGTCGCAATTACAACGACCGTCGCAGGGCGAGCAACAagagcagtatagagtgagacaaggcgtccAGAGCCGTTCCCAAACAATAGAGCCACAACAGCCGCTACACATGAGCGGTACGCTAGAAGGGCCTCAGCATCGACAACTGTGGGAGCAGGCCGCGCAGCCGCAACAAGGGCGTGCGCAACTACAGACACGGCCGCCAGCGACTGCATATCGCGAAGTCACGCCATTTCCGCAACAGCCAACGAACCGCGTCCCTAACAGACCACCCGAACTACCATAcgacccgtacaagacgctaccgccgcgatggtccCGCAACGATCGACTCGACGCTaatacgatcacgcagttctctaagctatgggacaatagcaacaagtatacagggaatgcgtacgatctcctagacgataagatcaagatcttcttcagcatctgctggcaggtagatatccaagaagagcagtttcacgcagtgtttccccgtatccttaccggacgtgcagagacattctacatacaggttgtagagagagatgacagctttgctgatgcgtacatggcaatcaaaaaccacttcgaccatgacgtccatcaccagcactactacacagactggacgactacaaccttcgctcgcacccgcacagagaaccccgacaagggactacacgaggttctgcagatcctgcttgacaagctgcagctatgccagcgtgcccttggcaagaactttgagggcgaggatgccctacgtaccactgtcatcaatgcctgccgaggagtaccagagcttgagatggcactgttcaaaccagccacaatctgtgaaggactcttctcagaCCTACGTTCTGCAGTTGAGACACACCTTGCACGGCAACACACTGCCCAGATGGTCACAGAGGACCAATATTACTTAGAtcgccgatacaacggcaatAGAAGAATCCGAGGTggatctcgaggtggaggaggattcagaggcggatccagaggagcatatcgaggaggcgagcagcgcgacgacaacggacgaggattcaagccacgctggaggaagaaatgctttgtttgccagaaggaaggatgctggtctaccaaccacacagacgaagagcgcaaggctgcccgtacacagttcttctctacgctatactttacaggtACACAGCCcccaaggacttctccgtacatcttgcagaatacgaagggatcgagcacactagccagtacaatcagagaggctggagagaggaggaagactgcgaggatgacgacgatgacgacgtcgcggaagcaTACCTTGAACACCAGTTTTTCacggagcaatgccttgcagatcaggcgttcttgcaccacatctctggcgacgacgtataccgccaagacgcgccatcagcgccagcgtcACAGCTCCTGCTTGAAGACCGCTACACAAGATCTGTGTACCAAGGGATCCTAccggatacaggcgctgccaaCGTATCCACAGTTGGCAAGGAGCAGTACCTTGCACTCACAAGGGAAGATCCTACAGTTAGGATGGATACGTCTACAGCAGGAAAGGCATCTATCAAATTCGGCAAGGGCGAGGCTACATCATCTATTGGCACTGCACAGGTCTCTACAGACATTGGGACGATCAACTTTGAGGTGCTTGACGcacctacaccattcttattgtgccttgcagacatggacagGTTAAAGGTCTACTTTAACAACACCACAGATGAGCTAGTCCAGGGTGACGTACACATCCCTGTaattcgcaaatggggacatccttggttccatctgaacaaaagagagagagcaactgTGTTCTTGACAGAGACAGTtgcgacggctccatcgacgatttggacacccagctgtcaCGCGACTTGTTAAGCTCTTAAAGGatgctggccataacgacttcgaagaaagaaccctagaagaagtcactaagttctgccaccactgccagctccacagctccgcaccgcgccgattcaaattcactctcaaggatgatcaccacttcaactatgagatcctggtggatgtgatgtacctgagcaacaaacctgtactgcatgtggtcgattcctcaacagcgtttcaaggcgcgaggttccttagcgctatctcagctaaagaaacatggcaagcactgcggatactatggatcgacacgtATCAAGGACCACCAGACATTATCACGCATGACGCAGGCACTAACTTTGCAAGCACAGAGttccgcgcagaagcaaagatcatgggagtcacatgcaagcaagtacctacggaggcgcactggtctatcggcaaaactgagaggtaccatgcacctctacgccgcgcatgggacatactctatgcagaactcactgacactatgtccgacgacgcgattctccagatggctgtgaaggctgtcaacgatactgctggcCCCGATGGACTAGTCCCGACGCTACTGGTCTTTGGAgcgtacccacgaatgactgcaGAGTCACCGCCATCCCCGTCAATGGTCAagcgcagcgaggctattcaaaaggcgacgaaagccctaCGCAAGATCACGGCAGAGCaccaagttgcagacgccttgaacacccgcaatggaccagccactgcagacatgctcgcgctcccactccagagcgaagtcttagtatggagagagagtgatggctggaatggcccgtacaagatcgccagtacagATGGCCACAACGTCACTGTTGACATGGTCAATGGTCCAACGACATTCAGATCCACTGTCgtcaagccatactacagaccgGACCACCTTTGGAGCGACCccgatgcgccacacgcgccgaatgagccgcatgagccggtagcagtaccaccggcagtgcaaccacgcaggagaggccgccctccagggtcaaagaacaagcggaaggcgcacgcgtacatcaccaagaaggagcaggacgatcttgagctagctatcaagctacgaAACGATGGAGTGATCACAACCTCAGGCGCCCCCTTTGAagcgtctgatgaccaagagatcagcgacctcgtaggtcgtggagtctttaaatttgagcaatacgacgagaggctacacagcaagatccggatcttcaagtcacgcctagtacgtgaggtcaagggaaagacaaccaagccctatgagaaatcccgcctagttatccaaggctaccaggaCCACGGCAAGGAGACTATTCTGACGCAATCTCCAACCATACAGcgatgtagccagcgcctgattatgtcgctggcgcccgaGATGGTACAACGCGGAATGAACATCGAGCTCCGTGACATTACGCAGGCGTATCCCCAGGCGCAGACAAccctgaagaggacgatactcgcacatcttcctactgagctagtccatcgatatccagaaggcacgctactccatgtgatcaagccgctgtatggaatcgctgaggcaggagtccactggtggacaacgtatcacggacaccattgcaaggaactggacatggcaacatcgacgtacgacccatgcctaTTGATCACGAACAGAGACGACGCAggcatcttcggcatcgttggcatgcagacagacgacactCTCATGCTCGGGACACCAGCGTTCTCGTCAcgtgaagagaagaagatccagaaggcagagTTCAGGTCAAAGCCAAAAGCAAGGCTGACACCAGAAGTGCAGTTAGACTTCaatggatgtacactcacgatggacgccagcagagtcttgacccttaggcagaaaggacaaggaggaaggatcaggcTTGTGGATATcagggcacccgaccgcgcgcaacagtacaccgagcagcgcgcccgcggagcgtacatcgcatcaacatgccaaccagaggcgtCATTTGACCTGTCCGTCGCTGCTCAAGctcagcaaccatcagacgaggacatcaaggcactcaacaaacgcctgaaatggcagatggagaatctcGATCGTGGCCTGCGCTACGTCACTGTCAATCTTATGGAGGCCAAGTTGATGGTCTTTGTGGatggctcctttgccaacaacaaggacctcagctcacagctaggctttgtccttatgctcgtcaacgagtctattgacgtcaacaccttcacaatacagggcaacgtgatccactacagctctacaaaatgcaagcgcatcacacggagcgtactggcctcagagatctacggcatggtcaacggctttgacataggcattgcagttgcaaccacgctgaggatagttacagaacgacttagactacctgcaattcccttggttatctgtacagactcgtactccttgtacgagtgcctagtaaagcttgggacgacgaaggaaaagcgtctcatgatcgacatcatggcgctgcgccaatcatatgagcgtcgcgagatcacggagatccgctggatcaatggtgaagacaatcctgcagacgccttcaccaaggcatcgccaaaccgcgctcttgaacgctttattgacggcaataagctgacagtccgagtagagggatgggtgcagaggccgacaagctttgatggttgatgctacacacagttaccatcaacacatactgtcactaccgatacaagcagagttactagctacccagaaagaaaagacttccagtgtcggatcgtgagtatcggtagagacgtcggctgctggacacttcggcccgacttcggcccaccttgcgcagagcttaggtataccttcgtagcagctgtgttcgtaataaatcaatcaccatcaccgaacagaatgcattcctagttatcgttatttcctttcagcactagtgctatagaccttccaacagGTGCCTTAATTTAGAAGGGGGAACCGTGGTGTCACAGGCCCTGGTCTCTAGTAAGCTGACATCCGCTCGCCAAAGTCATAGCGGACCGCTCTGACGACCCATTCGCTGCCCTAAGTACGCCGCCTACTGGCCATCGATGTCCCCAGCGGGCCGAATGGCCCTACCTACAGTCGAGGTCACAGAAATTGGCTGCAAACTGTTCCTCGCCTAAAATTTCCAATGGCAGATAGTGAAGCGGGGATATCCACTAGAGTGGTTTACTCAGAGAACTCTTAATCTTAGTAGGCTGCTTATTGTTTAGAGGAAAGCCCTGACGATCTGGTGGAGCTAGTGATGAGCATCGAGCACATGTGTGGTATCAAACCCCCACATTGCTAGCTGTTGCCGCTCACCATGGACAATCGTGGCTGCCTGTTGACCGCCTACTGTTGCATGCCACACTCACCTGTCAAGGAAAGGCCTCCAATAGCGATAGGAATGAGGGTGCTCGTAGTAGGCTACCTTGTTAGGTCCTCCGGAATCTCCTCCGCATTGCCGAACAGACTGCAGGTAGAAAGTCCGTCAAACGCTGCGACGGTAACACAGAATGACGTATCGAGCGTGGTAGAGGCTGGGCTCGAGTGATGAAACAGCT
The sequence above is a segment of the Pyrenophora tritici-repentis strain M4 chromosome 3, whole genome shotgun sequence genome. Coding sequences within it:
- a CDS encoding SANT domain containing protein, encoding MTHSPRLSEPSIEVSSNQMASPQPRRMYTPIAPMLLGTPRSHGSKRFREEEEEPVIEESKRRKRSDSQMSTQFELSEEDKLLLQLKEEESMPWKDIAARFQTDLNKTYQIPALQMRLKRLRERMRVWSEQDVKALRAAHEYWAQNKFEIIAAKMAEFGALEKWTARQCSRKWQELDPAAIPYAHFEPHIQHGFAPYAMSPVEPPPSNSLFYHLHAH
- a CDS encoding Med15 multi-domain protein, whose protein sequence is MADNQSEISSADSAEAQNQLQNEQSEHLSDSPWAKFTAEQLMENCPYTVALKVINTALWGVPAPADANETHATTWVAKAIHDYNVSMAWDDDLFIDYKWDFEGWTKELFSKVERGTLRSLKSVLRHRGVYTGNNHARVADSLYNILGIENTLEWEPAEFRAVKFDQQSEAYQRQQSNKRQQDTQHTVYPAVQQPPQVQQPPQLQQPPQLQQPPQVPQPSQLQRPSQGEQQEQYRVRQGVQSRSQTIEPQQPLHMSGTLEGPQHRQLWEQAAQPQQGRAQLQTRPPATAYREVTPFPQQPTNRVPNRPPELPYDPYKTLPPRWSRNDRLDANTITQFSKLWDNSNKYTGNAYDLLDDKIKIFFSICWQVDIQEEQFHAVFPRILTGRAETFYIQVVERDDSFADAYMAIKNHFDHDVHHQHYYTDWTTTTFARTRTENPDKGLHEVLQILLDKLQLCQRALGKNFEGEDALRTTVINACRGVPELEMALFKPATICEGLFSDLRSAIADTTAIEESEVDLEVEEDSEADPEEHIEEASSATTTDEDSSHAGGRNALFARRKDAGLPTTQTKSARLPVHSSSLRYTLQVHSPQGLLRTSCRIRRDRAH